One genomic segment of Virgibacillus doumboii includes these proteins:
- a CDS encoding PepSY domain-containing protein, with the protein MNLKKAVLATGVGVAVGYLVKQQIDEKQTITPEKALKQAKESFKKQGPISGSWIYMKPEEVEKNGLLYNAYRGGVTRNIDGENKQYEFYVDVDTGAVIGAVQTA; encoded by the coding sequence ATGAATCTTAAAAAAGCTGTACTTGCTACAGGAGTTGGTGTGGCAGTTGGATATCTGGTAAAGCAGCAAATTGATGAAAAACAAACAATAACGCCGGAAAAAGCATTAAAACAGGCAAAAGAATCATTTAAGAAACAAGGACCGATCAGTGGCTCCTGGATTTACATGAAACCTGAAGAGGTGGAGAAAAACGGATTGTTGTACAATGCCTATCGTGGCGGAGTAACCCGTAACATTGACGGGGAGAATAAACAATATGAATTTTATGTGGACGTGGACACCGGTGCCGTAATCGGGGCAGTGCAAACAGCATAA
- a CDS encoding YtnP family quorum-quenching lactonase → METLQVGRAKLTWLNGGVNFLDGGAMFGVVPKALWSKKYPHNDNNQIELRTDPILLQVDGMNFLIDSGMGNGKLTEKQLRNFGVLEESSIDKSLAELGLSADDIDAMLMTHLHFDHACGLTEVAEDGYASKFKNAAIYVSQVEWDEMRNPNIRSRNTYWEMNWKPVQEQVQPFEKEKVIVDGLKMIHTSGHSDGHSILVFEDGDETFIHMADIMPTNAHQNKLWALAYDDYPVTSVHQKEKWMDFGYRKQAWYTFYHDAYYRAIKFDETGKPIDEMKRKRYEYK, encoded by the coding sequence ATGGAAACATTGCAAGTTGGACGGGCAAAACTGACGTGGCTGAACGGTGGAGTGAACTTCCTTGACGGGGGTGCCATGTTTGGGGTTGTTCCAAAGGCACTATGGAGCAAAAAATATCCACATAATGATAATAATCAGATTGAATTGCGGACGGATCCAATTCTGCTGCAGGTTGATGGCATGAATTTTTTAATTGACTCTGGAATGGGGAATGGAAAATTAACTGAAAAGCAATTACGTAATTTTGGTGTTCTGGAAGAGTCATCGATTGACAAGTCACTTGCTGAACTTGGACTTTCTGCAGATGATATTGATGCAATGTTGATGACCCATTTGCATTTTGACCATGCATGCGGTCTGACAGAAGTCGCAGAAGATGGTTATGCATCGAAGTTCAAAAACGCGGCAATCTATGTTTCCCAGGTGGAATGGGATGAAATGCGGAATCCAAACATCCGCTCCAGGAATACATATTGGGAAATGAACTGGAAACCTGTTCAGGAACAAGTCCAGCCATTTGAAAAAGAGAAAGTTATAGTTGATGGTTTAAAGATGATCCACACAAGTGGACACAGTGACGGGCATTCCATTCTTGTCTTTGAAGATGGAGACGAAACATTTATTCACATGGCAGACATTATGCCGACCAATGCCCATCAAAATAAACTTTGGGCGCTGGCATATGATGATTATCCGGTAACGTCTGTCCATCAAAAGGAAAAGTGGATGGACTTCGGGTATAGGAAACAGGCATGGTATACGTTTTATCATGATGCATACTACCGGGCGATTAAATTTGATGAAACAGGAAAACCGATTGATGAAATGAAGCGGAAGCGGTATGAATATAAGTGA
- a CDS encoding M42 family metallopeptidase, whose protein sequence is MNQETLDLFKTLTELQGAPGNEHPVRKFMKQELEKYSDEIVQDNLGGVFGVKNGDGPRVMVAGHMDEVGFMVTQITKNGMIRFQTLGGWWSQVLLAQRVQVMTDNGPVIGVIGSIPPHNLTPDQRKKPMEVKNMLIDIGADDCDDAEKIGIKPGQAIVPICPFTPMANDKKILAKAWDNRYGCGLSVELLKELKDDKLPNQLYSGATVQEEVGLRGAQVASHMIKPDIFYALDASPANDMSGDDKEFGQLGKGALLRIFDRSMITHRGMKDFILDTAESNNIPYQYFISQGGTDAGRVHLSNDGVPSAVVGICSRYIHTSASIIHVDDYQAAKELIVKLVKTTDKTTVETIKNS, encoded by the coding sequence ATGAACCAGGAAACGCTTGATTTATTTAAAACATTGACTGAATTGCAAGGCGCACCAGGAAATGAGCATCCCGTTCGCAAATTTATGAAACAAGAGCTTGAAAAGTATTCTGATGAAATTGTCCAGGATAACCTTGGTGGGGTTTTTGGAGTCAAAAATGGTGACGGTCCACGTGTGATGGTAGCAGGTCACATGGATGAAGTAGGTTTTATGGTTACTCAAATCACAAAGAATGGTATGATCCGTTTTCAGACACTAGGCGGCTGGTGGAGTCAGGTGTTGTTGGCACAGCGCGTCCAGGTAATGACAGATAATGGCCCTGTAATCGGTGTTATTGGATCTATTCCACCGCACAATTTAACACCGGATCAGCGGAAGAAGCCGATGGAAGTTAAGAACATGCTGATAGATATCGGTGCTGATGATTGTGATGATGCGGAAAAAATAGGCATTAAACCAGGGCAGGCAATTGTGCCAATTTGCCCGTTTACACCGATGGCAAATGACAAAAAAATTCTAGCCAAGGCATGGGATAACCGCTACGGCTGTGGCCTTTCCGTGGAATTGCTGAAAGAATTAAAAGATGACAAACTGCCAAATCAGTTGTACTCAGGTGCAACGGTGCAGGAGGAAGTGGGACTGCGCGGAGCACAGGTTGCTTCTCATATGATTAAACCCGATATTTTCTACGCACTTGATGCTTCACCTGCCAATGACATGTCAGGAGATGATAAGGAGTTCGGCCAATTGGGTAAAGGTGCATTACTAAGAATCTTTGACCGGTCGATGATAACACATCGCGGCATGAAAGATTTTATTCTGGATACTGCTGAATCTAATAATATTCCATATCAGTACTTTATTTCACAGGGTGGAACAGATGCGGGCAGGGTTCATCTGTCAAACGATGGGGTACCATCTGCTGTAGTTGGTATTTGTTCCCGTTACATCCACACATCAGCTTCAATAATTCATGTGGATGACTACCAGGCAGCAAAAGAACTGATTGTAAAACTGGTTAAAACAACTGACAAGACTACAGTTGAAACAATTAAAAACAGCTAA